Proteins encoded by one window of Polaribacter haliotis:
- the tsaD gene encoding tRNA (adenosine(37)-N6)-threonylcarbamoyltransferase complex transferase subunit TsaD, whose amino-acid sequence MKKPVYILGIESSCDDTSASVICDGKVLSNVVANQEVHSKYGGVVPELASRAHQQNIVPVVQQAIENANITKKDLSAIAFTRGPGLMGSLLVGTSFAKSLALGLEIPLIDVNHMQAHILAHFINDGENKTPPFPFICLTISGGHTQIVKISNYFEMEILGETIDDAVGEAFDKSAKILGLPYPGGPLIDKHAKLGNPKAFPFTKPKVGDLDFSFSGLKTGILYFIQKQQRINPNFIEENLDDICASIQYTIVEILMEKLKNSVKKTGIKHIAIAGGVSANSEIRTRLQLAEKHFGWTTYIPKFEYTTDNAAMIAITGYLKFLNEDYSDVSVTAKARLKVTE is encoded by the coding sequence ATGAAAAAACCGGTTTACATTTTAGGAATAGAATCTTCTTGCGACGATACAAGTGCATCTGTAATTTGTGATGGAAAAGTTTTAAGCAATGTGGTTGCAAACCAAGAAGTACATTCCAAATATGGTGGAGTAGTTCCTGAATTGGCTTCTAGAGCACATCAACAAAATATTGTTCCTGTAGTACAACAAGCCATAGAAAATGCGAATATTACTAAGAAAGATTTATCTGCAATTGCATTTACAAGAGGCCCTGGTTTAATGGGCTCTTTATTGGTAGGAACTTCTTTTGCAAAATCTTTGGCTTTGGGTTTAGAAATTCCTTTGATAGATGTAAACCATATGCAGGCGCATATTTTAGCTCATTTTATAAATGATGGTGAAAACAAAACTCCTCCTTTTCCTTTTATTTGCCTAACTATTAGTGGTGGGCATACACAAATTGTAAAGATTTCTAATTATTTTGAAATGGAAATTCTAGGCGAAACTATAGACGATGCTGTTGGAGAAGCTTTTGATAAATCTGCAAAAATTTTAGGTTTACCTTATCCTGGAGGACCCTTAATAGATAAACATGCAAAATTAGGAAACCCAAAAGCGTTTCCTTTTACAAAACCAAAAGTAGGCGATTTAGATTTTAGTTTTAGTGGATTAAAAACAGGTATTTTATATTTTATTCAAAAACAACAGCGTATAAACCCAAATTTTATCGAAGAAAATTTAGATGATATTTGTGCTTCCATCCAATATACAATTGTAGAAATTTTAATGGAAAAGCTAAAAAATTCAGTTAAAAAAACTGGGATAAAACACATTGCTATTGCTGGTGGTGTTTCTGCAAATTCGGAAATTAGAACACGTTTACAGTTAGCTGAAAAACATTTTGGTTGGACAACCTACATTCCAAAATTCGAATACACAACAGATAATGCTGCAATGATTGCCATTACTGGGTATTTAAAATTTTTAAACGAAGATTATTCCGACGTTTCTGTAACTGCAAAAGCGCGCCTAAAAGTGACTGAATAA
- a CDS encoding YdeI/OmpD-associated family protein codes for MQKNVDNYFLEGCGRCSLGGTPDCKVYTWATELKLLREIILDCGLTEEIKWGVPCYTFQQKNILILSAFKEFCSLNFLKGVLLKDPLNILEKAGENTQSARLIKFRKPEEVLKIKDKIKTYIFETLENEKAGLKVTLNKNPEPIPKELEEKFEEDPIIKSAFYALTKGRQRGYILHFSAPKQTKTRASRINKCVGKILKGEGMHDAYKKKQNI; via the coding sequence ATGCAAAAGAATGTAGATAATTATTTCCTAGAAGGTTGTGGACGCTGTTCGCTTGGAGGAACACCAGATTGTAAAGTTTATACTTGGGCAACAGAGTTAAAATTACTTCGAGAAATTATACTAGATTGTGGTTTAACTGAAGAAATAAAATGGGGCGTTCCATGCTATACTTTTCAGCAAAAAAACATTTTAATTTTAAGCGCTTTTAAAGAGTTCTGTTCCCTAAATTTCTTAAAAGGTGTATTACTGAAAGACCCTTTGAATATTTTAGAAAAAGCTGGAGAAAACACGCAATCTGCTCGTTTAATAAAATTCCGAAAACCAGAAGAAGTCCTAAAAATTAAAGATAAAATAAAAACCTATATTTTTGAAACTTTAGAGAATGAAAAAGCAGGTTTAAAAGTAACTTTAAATAAAAACCCAGAACCAATTCCTAAAGAATTAGAAGAAAAGTTTGAAGAGGATCCAATTATAAAATCCGCATTTTATGCATTAACAAAAGGAAGGCAAAGAGGCTATATCCTTCATTTTTCTGCTCCAAAACAAACTAAAACAAGAGCTTCAAGAATAAATAAGTGTGTAGGTAAAATTTTAAAAGGAGAAGGTATGCACGATGCTTATAAGAAAAAGCAAAATATCTAA
- a CDS encoding LTA synthase family protein → MKSIKNRLQFNFTYFFLWVGYFVFARLFFLLFNFDKTKELDFVTIFKTFVYGLRLDCSFASYLSIIPFLLIIFTIFLQPKIIERIIKWYSYIIIVLITIFLLLDVGLYEAWGVRLDTSFFTYLNTPEVMLASVSTFQIILGVLFLGVFSFIFIKWFQKNIHLKMKKINKGSWLQIPLFLIITGILIIPLRGGLQTIPVNQSNVYFSNKMFANHAANNFIWNFFNVLSHKSDTGNPYKYFDKNIAKKIISKRRNSLLTATKDSILNTKKPNVILIIWESLTAKVVGSLGGEPNVTENLNRLSKEGILFTNFYANGDRTDKGIPAILSGYYPQATKSIMKMPNKTRSLPMLPQKMIDLGYKTSFYHGGDLNFGNMNTYLRNSGITHFVDGDDFDKKDWNSKWGAHDHIFMKRFANDLKGLQKEPFFKIALTLTSHEPYEIIGDYKFGKDTDENKFRSAHAYTDQVIGDFIEDAKQQPWYKNTLIIIISDHGHRSPKHEGVFNSPKKFKIPMLWLGGALQQKGIEIDNISSQIDLPFTLLDLLDGDKTNFSFSKNIFNNSSKQYAHYIFNNGFGTFSKNGLFVYDFTSKKSILKKGKAVFQLDSLGKAISQEAYQDFLDRK, encoded by the coding sequence ATGAAAAGCATAAAAAACAGACTTCAATTCAACTTTACTTACTTTTTTCTTTGGGTAGGTTATTTTGTATTTGCGCGTTTATTTTTTCTGCTTTTTAATTTTGATAAAACCAAAGAGCTAGACTTTGTAACAATTTTTAAAACATTTGTTTATGGTTTACGTTTAGATTGTTCTTTTGCTTCCTATTTAAGTATCATTCCTTTTTTGCTGATTATTTTTACGATATTTCTTCAGCCTAAAATAATCGAGAGAATTATAAAATGGTATTCGTACATTATAATTGTTTTAATTACCATTTTCCTATTGCTAGATGTTGGTTTGTATGAAGCTTGGGGTGTTCGTTTAGACACTTCTTTCTTTACCTATTTAAATACTCCTGAAGTTATGCTGGCTTCTGTTTCTACTTTTCAAATAATCTTAGGAGTGTTATTTTTAGGAGTTTTTTCTTTCATTTTTATCAAATGGTTTCAAAAAAATATTCATTTAAAAATGAAAAAAATTAACAAAGGAAGTTGGTTACAAATACCTTTGTTTTTAATAATAACTGGAATTCTAATTATTCCATTAAGAGGTGGTTTACAAACCATTCCTGTAAACCAAAGCAATGTTTATTTTTCTAATAAAATGTTCGCAAATCATGCTGCTAATAATTTTATTTGGAACTTTTTTAATGTCCTTTCTCATAAATCGGATACTGGAAATCCTTATAAGTATTTTGATAAAAATATTGCAAAAAAAATCATTTCAAAAAGAAGAAATTCTCTTTTAACAGCTACAAAAGACAGCATTTTAAACACCAAAAAACCAAACGTAATTTTAATTATTTGGGAAAGTTTAACAGCCAAAGTTGTTGGCTCTTTAGGTGGAGAACCAAATGTTACTGAAAATTTGAATCGACTTTCTAAAGAAGGGATTTTATTTACAAATTTCTATGCAAATGGAGATAGAACAGACAAAGGAATTCCTGCTATCTTAAGTGGTTATTATCCACAAGCTACAAAGAGCATTATGAAAATGCCAAATAAAACAAGGAGTTTACCAATGTTACCTCAAAAAATGATTGATTTGGGCTACAAAACTTCCTTTTATCATGGAGGAGATTTAAACTTCGGAAATATGAATACGTATTTACGAAATTCGGGAATTACACACTTTGTAGATGGAGACGATTTCGATAAAAAAGATTGGAACTCGAAATGGGGCGCTCACGATCATATTTTTATGAAACGTTTTGCTAATGATTTAAAAGGTTTGCAGAAAGAACCTTTTTTCAAAATTGCTTTAACACTCACGAGTCACGAACCGTACGAAATAATTGGCGATTACAAATTCGGAAAAGATACAGACGAAAATAAATTTAGAAGCGCACATGCTTATACAGACCAGGTAATTGGAGATTTTATAGAAGACGCAAAGCAACAACCTTGGTATAAAAACACCTTAATTATTATTATTTCAGATCATGGACATCGTTCCCCAAAACACGAAGGTGTTTTTAATTCTCCGAAAAAATTTAAAATTCCAATGTTGTGGTTGGGTGGTGCTTTGCAACAAAAAGGAATCGAAATCGATAATATTTCTTCGCAAATAGATTTACCTTTTACCTTGTTAGATTTATTGGATGGAGACAAGACCAACTTCAGCTTTAGCAAAAATATTTTTAATAATTCTAGCAAACAATATGCACATTATATTTTTAATAATGGTTTTGGAACTTTCTCTAAAAACGGTTTGTTCGTGTATGATTTTACAAGTAAAAAATCTATATTAAAAAAAGGAAAAGCAGTTTTTCAATTAGATTCTTTAGGAAAGGCTATTTCCCAAGAAGCGTATCAAGATTTTTTGGATAGGAAATAG